The Littorina saxatilis isolate snail1 linkage group LG1, US_GU_Lsax_2.0, whole genome shotgun sequence nucleotide sequence GCCCCACTGCACCATAAACCATGACCATTCTTAAAGCATTCAAACTTACACAGCATTGCATGCTTGTGCAGGGAGCTAGGATAAGAGTATGGATACTTTCAGCCCAAGTTTCATCTCAACAAACCTGTTAACTAATCATACCTCTTGTAGAGCACACTCATTCAGCCCTGCTACAGCAAAACCAAAGAAAACCCTCAAGGAGGCTTACAGTTCTGCATCATGTCATGGCAGGCAGCTAGGGTGAGACAATAGATAAGATCCTTTTACCCTGTACAGTTCACAACTCAACAATTCTGTGGATCTGTTCATATTTCTTGTGCTTCAGAGAAAACTTGTTTACCATTGGTCGTGATATTGGCCTGGTTTGCTACAGTGGGGCCTCAAAGCTCAACAAATCTGCCGGACTGCTCAGTACATGTATCTCTTGTGCCTCGGAGCACACTTGTTCACCATACTTGCTGCGAAATCAACCTGGTTCTTATTAGCAATCACTTCAAAGCTCAACAAATCTGCCAGACTGCTCATACCTCTTGTGCCTCAGAGCACACTCGTTCACTCTActggctgtcttcttcttcttcttggcgttcgcaggcGCTACACATGCGGTCCGGCTCGGGAGATGAAGGTCATCGTCTTCTCCAGCTCCAGTTGCATGCCACGGAGCTTGGTTTGTAGTGGAGTGTGGGAGTGAAATCAACCTAGTTCGTTTAAGCCATCATGCACTTCACATGCAGGTCAATAAAAAAATCTGCCGGACTGCTCATACCTCTTGTGCCTCAGAGCACACTGGTTCACCATATTTATCGTGAAATCAACTGAGTTCATATAAGCCATCACTTCACAGGTCAACAAATCTGCCAGACTCCTCATACCTCTTGTGCCTCAGAGCACACTCGTTCACCGTACTGGCTGTGAAATCAACCTGGTTTGCAAAAGCAATCGCCTCGTCTCTCTTCCGGCTTCGATAGCCTCTTAACACGGCTGTGTGAGGATTGTCTTTGGCCTGAGGGTGTGCGGTCTTGTATTTGAACTCTTTGCGCGTGATCACCGGCAGAAGAAGGCCTGAGGGGAGGGGAACGAGGTCGTTTCCTGTGTGGGGGTCAACAAACTGCGGGTTGGCAAGGCGAATGGTAACGACGTCGCGCAGGGACTGCTCTCGAGCCTCCTCCAAGTCTGTGATGATTCTGTGAGGGTAGTTCTTGCCTGAAAAATTAGAAGGACAAATTGCATTTTTCTGAGTGTTTTTCTGCTTAACACAAAGATCGAGGCACATGAAAGTTAATCTTCAAACACACTACCAGCATGCCCCCATTCCAAGCTCATTTGCCCAACAATTATCCTGTTAAAGttttaccgtactttccgggtgacaaggcgcttcgttatctaagacgcacccccttctttttaaaaaaaattgtaatccagtcacccattggacgcagggggccgatagggcgcaccaaaattgaaaaaatatACCGGTAgtgaagaatgaaaataagccggcgagatcaaagccaggtccattgtttatagacaggaccttcttcccaggggtcaatgacccagtttttgccatgagaggtggttcctgtcatatctgagagaggaaacacttcctgcttcggggtcagtgaccgagtttaacagagtcgaactctgtgtgtgcggcgagatcaaagacattgtgatagctgggtggccttgtttatagacacgaccttcttcccaggggtcaatgacccagtttttgccatgagaggtggttcccctgtcatatctgagagaggaaatacttcctgcaccgggtcagtgaccgagtttaacagagtggaaataattatgtgtgctctgtgtgtgcggccagatcaaaggcaggcattgtgatagctgggtggcttgagagctcgaggaaacttggccagggcagtacctagtagctgaaacatgcattatcacaagttgtttgactggtactcaggcggtctctttgatttttttcgtatttcatacacggattagacgcttcgttatacaagacgcaggggtcgaactcgaggaaaaaagtcgcgccttatgacccggaaagtacggtacttaaAACTGTCTTTTCACGTCTGTACTGACGGATTttttgtctttgtgtgcatgcgtgcatatGAACATGCAGCGATTTTCAAGATATTTGGTGATTAAATGGGTTTGGAATTTTCTGTGCAGAAGCTAGAGTTGTTTGATTAGGACAGAGGGTGAGTTAGTTTCATACCATCTAGCTGATTTCTTTCCAAGGCATGACGTGACATATATGCTACTACTTTTACTAACAAAAGAATCATAAGATTGATGACACACTAGCGCATAAACACTCATACAATTCCAGAGGATAAAAAGACTACTGTAGATAACAATTTAACCTCACCAATCTCAACACCAGCTCTGCGCAGAATGGACGGAGGACATTTCCAGGGTTTGTGAACGAAATCATCAGGAAGGGCAGAGAACTCTGGACACCACTGCCGCACATAGTCTCCCTTGGGGTCACAGGTTAAGGCTGCATCAACAGGGTGCATGACAAAGTTCCACTGGTCAAGGCCACTCATGCCCCCGTTCTGCCACATCATGGCGTTGATGGCTACATCTGCGTCGAGCAACGTGTCCTGTTGTTCACAGAGAATGGATGGTTTTGTAAATGAGTAAATGCTGGAGAAAATTAAATACTGGTTCAGAAAAACAAATTGAGCAAAATTCAAGGCACCTTTCCTTAATCATCATTAGTAAATGAAGCCATTCTTTTGACACGACCATaccacccccctccaccacccacTCACACATCAATAAAACATGACCGCAGAGTTGACCCCAGGACATTCGGTCACTTTTGATTTCATTTCATTACTTTAATGTCCCATAGCTGgggtcgctttctcccagtggaaagctacaAGTAGGAGCAACAATAGCAAGAGTCGTGCaacaaatgtgtgtgcatgctttttTAAAGTGTAATATATCAGCCACCTGCTCTTTTGACAGCATGACCAATTgcaagatcttttacgtgccacacacagtggtgacacggaggtggaacatggatacagTCCCTGAATGCACATTAAGTTGACCCGAGTCCGTCCTGGCCTGGAGTTGAACCTGCGACTTGAGCATCACAAGCCcagctctcccccccccccccccccctcattccCCCCGTTCATTTTGTAAACTAAGCATGCAGGAGGATAAAACCTTGCATCCACTGACCTGAAACCAGGCGTAGCCGTGCTCCCAATGCAGATGGAGGTAGGAGATGAGGAAGGAAGCCACCACATGACGCATGTAGTTGTTCATCCAGCCTGTCAACCACAGCTGCCGCATCGCCGCATCCACCAGGGGGTAACCTGTGTTCCCTTTCTGCCACGCCTTCAGGTGAGCTTTGCTCTGGCTCCATCGCTGCTTCTGTGGAGTAAAAAAATAAGGTGAGTATTTTGTGAGCTGCTAACTGTCTGCAGTTTTTTTTCCATTAAGAGGGTTATGTTTCAACAGGTATATGCCCCATGATGCCAATTCATTGTCTGTGAGAAGCATGCATACTTGCAATATATAACCTGGGTTTTAGGCATCTCAAAATAATTAGACAACACAAGTTCAATATCAAAAGAGAAGATATATGGTCTTGACAAACTGCATTACAAACATGTTCGGACTCTCTCAGTGCCCGAGTTGTACACATGAAACATTCACTGATTCAACCATCATACAAACAAGTACATGTACCAGCACAAGAAATAAATCAACTGGTAAAGAAATTATCAACAGACTAGATTTTATGCATATTACTCAGTTCTATCAATTCTTCGCACAACCATTATTCTACCTTTCCATACCTGGTAATGCACTCTCATAGGCTTGCTGGGAATCTCAGGGAACTTTGAAAGCAGCCAATAGGAGAGGTCCCGCCAGGCCAGTTTGCGCAGAAACTTGGGCGACCTCAGACCCTGTGCGTGTCGCAACACAGAGCGGGGGCTGACCTGACCAAAGTGTAGGTACGGAGAAATACGGCTTGTGTTTGGCATATCTGAACGCCCAGACTCCTTCTCATAGTTGCGAATACCTGATGAATGAATGGAAAAAAGAGAAATGAGCATATATTTGTACGCGCGCAGAATTGATAAAAATACCAGACAGATCTTTAATTCTGCCTTGAAAAGAGCCAAGAATATTGTGAGAAAACTGATCCACTTTTGACTGTACCATTTTCATGACAACATGTTCAGTATCAACAAACATTGGGCATTAATTCTATTTTAATACATTTATAACCCATCACAGTCTGAGCTCAatgaaacataaaaaaacaaatttcttCTGAACAGATGTTATGCATttaatgtatacatgtgtggtTTACTCTGAGACTCATTACCTCCATTCACAAACAAATCCAGTGCATTCCAGGCGCCATCTTCAGAGAAGTCCCAACTTTCTCGTATCACTTTTGCCCAAtcaatctgtaaaaaaaaatacagattAACATCATACTCATATTCAACTAATTCTAAACACAATTAAAAATACTGTGGTAATATTATATGTTTAACAAATGAAACACAAAAATGTCGAAGTCCAAACAGCAGACAGATAGATCCTAGCACACAGCACTACCCTGTAATGAAATTGGACACAATACCTTGAATACAGACATATTACATACCATCTGAATGCTATCAATCTCTTTAATTAATCTGTTATCATTAAAAGAGCATCCACACTAGATCTTCCCACATTCGTTTCATTTTCTTATATGACATACAAACAGCGTTTCACATAGCTTGGCtgttattaaaaataaattcattcACACTAAATCTTCCCACTTTATCTCTccttaatcttcttcttcttcagtgttcatgggctgaaactcccatgtacactcgtgtttttgcatgagtggatttttaccctgccatttaggcaaccatacgccgcttttggaggaaaaatgctgggtatttttgtgtttctgtaacccattGAACTCTGAaatggataacaggatcttttccgtgcgcacttggtcttttgcttgcgtgtacacacgaaggaggataaggcactagtctgcacataagttgacctgggaggtcggaaaaatctccaccttaacccaccgggcgcggccgggattcgaacccacgaccttccgcttaggAGGCCGGCGCCTTACCACtataggccattgcgcccgtcatcTCTCCTTAATGACATACAAACAACTTTTCACATGACTTCACTTACAATTGTGCCATCTCTTCGTTGTGGCAGTCGTGCCAGATCAAGCTCCCCCAGAGACTGACTGTGCGGCATTGACACAGAGGTAGGTAAAACTGATGGTTTATCTACAGGAAAGCCAATGGAGTCTTTGGAAGACTGGCGGCAGCACTCCATGAAATGGGTCACAGATCCGATACCTCGCATGCCGATGGATTCCGTGTTGACCGAGTCTGGTGCATGCAGTAGATAGGAGTCAAATCGTTTCACCTCCACacctgaaaaaagaaaagctgtGGTTGTAAACATTTTGTCATTCTTGGCTAGAAACATGTAAAAGTCTAAAATGCAATTTTGATGCATGTTCGAAATGGTTAACCTCCTACATCCCTGACATTTCATATCTATAGCTAATTAAAGCTGATCTCGAATATTCTTGACCATGTGTGGTACAGACCCAAGCACATACAAAATAAATTGGTACTTGGTCCAATACTTGCTTTCATCACTTGCGGTTAAAATTGCAGTCACTaaagctgatggggtctatgtcgaccaaaagagtgggattccctgaaggtggagttcctggagagggattccctgtatacagggaatcccacagggtggagtttttcaataaaacttgcaaaccatactcgaatgtctaagaaatatcaaaaaagatagaaaaacatcaaattctaccgatgttgccaagcatcacgtgactttcagcgatatcagcgacacgctacaggaactaaatcctgtggtattccctgtatacagggaatccccctccaggaactccacctacagggaatcccactcttttggtcgacatagaccaaATCAGCGTCACTAAAGGCAGATCAACAGACCATCACCTCTCATTATATTTTTAAACTTTGCACAAGCAAATCCTCCACCCGTATCCATTAAGTGAACCATTCGCGCACGTATATTTCTTGCTAAAGCTCCATTACAAATTTGCAAAAACTGTTGGAGAGGTCTTCCTCATACTTAAATGttacaaaataacaacaacaaaaaacaagctTTATACCACAGAGAAATTGATACATACAAAATCACACCTTTTAACTGCAGTGAGGCAGAGATCTTGTCATCCCTGGCTTTGAGGCATGGTTCATACAGGTTGTTCATCACCACAGATCCCGCACCTGTCTCGGACACCAGCGACAGGATCTCCTTCTGACTGTCTGCAGCTTTACGGAACACTATTCTGTTACTGTACTCTCTCTGCACAGCGTTGTCCAGCTCCCTCAAAGCAAAATGCAGCCAGTATTTGGTTGCCCCTCCCGCTGCCAGCGGCCCTTCTTCTGTTTCGTTCCAGAGAAATGCCAAGATGACAGGGGAATTGGTTTCATGGGCTGCCACAAGCGCTGGGTTGTCATGGAGCCTTAGATCTCTTCTCAACCAGTATATCACTGGCTTGTTGGAAATGTGGCGCATAGGTCCTTGACAATGCTGCTGCTgtcctttcttctttttgttcttgcgCTTGGCATTATTGTCTTCTGATGGGTTCTCTTCTTGATTCCCAGAACCTATGCGTCTGATTGTGTCGTTTTCTTGGGTACTGCCACAAACTGAAACTGCACCATGGAAAACGGGTGGCTTGGGACTCTGTCCAAATTTGATATTTTCTGTGTTGTTGACTGACAGTGAGGAACCTGTACCACAGTTAACCGAAGCTTTAGTTCTGCTTGCATACGTTGGAACATTGTCACGGTCAGTGACGGTGGTTCTGTGTGTTGGTGAAGGTTTTGAAGCGctgtctgtagcagacgacagttcttctcctgtagcagacgacaacctCGTGTCCGTCTGAGACAATGCGATTGCTAGCTCAAGATCAAGTTGTTCCCCAAAAGATTCTGCTTCTACAGAACTTATATCGCAATCTTCGCCGACTAAAGACGAAAAATAGTTTGTGTAGATATCATGTAACTGCTTCCATATTTGCCCATTTTGCTGTAACGCTGCTCTCGACACGATGTTATGAAACTGAAGTTTCGTCTGCTCTTCGCCAAGCACGGACAACATCATACAAAAACATTCCTCTGAAGACACAGATCCATTCTTAAAATCTCGGACAATGTTGACAGCATCCTGAAAACCTAAAGTCGACATCTTGATCAATCTCGTTCACTTTAAAACAGTCATAACTTACTTAGGAAGACCACAAAGCCTCTCATACACCgcaagttttgttgttttgtaacaTGCGAGTTGTTCGTTACTTTCCGGTACCTTCCGCCGGTATACAGACGTTTCGCACTTTCGCCGTTTCGCACTTTGACGATTCGCACTTGTGCGAATCGTCACAAGGAAAAAGTTCGAACCGTCAGCATCAGGTGCGAATCGTCATAGTGATAGGTGCGAATCGTCACAAGGAAAAAGTTCGAATCGTCAGCATAATAAGGTGCGAATCGTCATAGTCATAGGTGAGCgattttggtgttgttgttgggcgcaaagtaagaatccggggcagagttggaataatcgggatttcccgaaacctcatttgatttccaacaaagcgccgcatttccggaaacgagctgcctcgttctagaaatggcaacccttcgactggcacaaaaaagtatacccttttcacaggtcatgaataaggtatatgtgaaaaagcaaggtcttatacaggggaaatcttgggggggtgggggcattacactgtgtaacaattctctcagtgacactcagcgcatgcagctagctagttgctgctgtctcgatctattttgaacacaatgatttttttttctcagagtagagtgttagtttgttacaacaggctgaaatcatctttaatttgaatcaacattttgcaacaatcaatcacatcaatatagcgcacagacttaCACATCACGTTTcaagagccgagagagagagagagagagagagagagagagagagagagagagagaattgcatggcttgttgtgacaggtgtcatgttgatacaatgttGCCATTGTATCATGGAAAACAAATTGATGAGGCTTGGTGTCGCAAGGTCGTGTTAACGAAACGTCAAAAATGACGTCAAAATAGCAGAATGCTAAAGCCGGCATGCGATCATACTGGAAAATCACCTACGCACACCAGATCCGCTCTTTGCCGGCTCACATATATATTTGAGGCCAGTACTATCACAGGGCCGCCCAACTCATGTCCCAAAATAGGTCATAGCTACCTGAGAGGACGTAAACTCCACCCCCTTAGTTTCTGAATAATCATAACCATGAAGCAAAGATCATTGCTGTCGTTTCTGCCTCCAAGAGGTCAGGAAAGCCCCTAATTGTCAgacactgaaactgaaagtgatTCACGGcctacagaatacagaatacagtatttattgagccaagtgacattaaaaaacatttaaagcacaaggaatttagcgtagtgttggtaaaatcacgcacacacacacccacacacacactgacacacacacacacacgcccacacatacactgacatacacaccaacacacacacgcccacactacagcagtcacgatcacaccatcacacgcagggcagacatgaggtaaaacaaatgacaatcatctattaaaagaaaatgtacaaagagtggtctaagatgctggtggaagggtctacacagaatacaattttataatctaatgcatagttagaactagcccatcccctccaccctcccactcatgaataactaaaataatgcagctaaaaattttttttttaaaattaaaaaaatcacacatcaaagtcccactcaaaccccccccccccccacccacccaccaccaccaccaccaccacctaacACTGAGTCACAGGATGTGGTGAGCTCACCGCCAGCAGGATCACCGACTGCGAGGCTGCCCAACTGAGGGATGGGATGCGTTAAGGGAGGAAACAGCTTGGGGGAAGAAAGAGGTCTGGAGACGTCGAGTGCGTGCCACCAGGGATCGGAATCGACGACCTGAGGGCAGGCGCTCGACTAAGAGGGGATGGCCAGGGTGGGACTCGTCAGCCACAATTTTCTGGGCTCTGGACAGCATGCGCTTGGCATAGAGGGATGCTAGTAGGCTACGTCAACCGCCTGATGATGCTACGATGGCATAGCAAGTCACTCGGTGATTTTGACATCGGCTCTGCGCGTCAACACGTTTTTGACAACCAGGGGGGAATAACCCGAATTTATTCCACAGAAAACGTCTGCGTGTCGATGGCATTGATAAACATTGATTTAGTCAATGTTTGCATTTGACTGGTTGCATTGGCAGGTTGATTTTCGTGAGAGCATTGTGCCGCTCATGATGTCATACCGGTTTGAAAGATATCTAGCGCGATCACTGAATATAAATATAAGCTCTTTACAAATTTAAAactaaaaataaatattgaaaaacaacaacatgcaaTTTCCCCAACTGGCCAAGTAGCTAAAATTATCAAGCCAATTATCCTCACTAACACTCCCTCAGCCTGCTCAAGTTAGAAATTGCACAATCACTCATGAACGCGCCACCCTTCCTTTCAAGCGTTTCTCCTATCGGCAGTATTTTTTGTGAAGGCATGCAGTGAGTGGCGACTCAGTGCGCTATCTGTATTGGGTGAGCGCGCTAGGCGAAAAATAACAGACCAGTATTTAAACACAGATtaacacgcgcgcacacacacacacacaacacacacacaccggcacacacacacacacacacaccggcacacacacacacacaagtgacacactcacacacacacactctctctctctccgctctctctctctctctctctctctctccgctctttctctctctctctacaaactaagaaacacacacacatatatcggCAACTTTGCTTctgaagttcccactttcaaataaaaatatatgacAATGACGTTTCGCACATCTTGGAAAAAAGGTCGAAACGTCATTCTGAAAAGTGCGAAACGTCATAAGTAAAATGTGCGAAAAGACAAAAACAGTGCGAAACGTCATGTCCAAATTGTAGATTAAGTGCGAATCGTCCGAAGTGCGAACCGTCAAAGGTGCGAAACGTCTGGTACCTTCCGCCGACTCAAAAGTTTCAGCCAATCGTCTTTCGCCTCATGCCCCGATTTGTCACGTCGAAAACAACATTAAGAAGAAACATACATTTTTGTTCGAAAAATAACCCTTTTAACAAATTAAACACTGCCAATACAATCTCACATATTTACAATGTAAGTGTTTATCGGATTTTGTTATCGCCAGAATAAATTATCCAATCATCGATCGACTAGTCATATGACGTGTATCTTATCCTATATTTATTTTGGTGGCTGTCTAGGGTCAGCTGCGGCACCATCACTAGTGCATTTTATCAAGTTACAAGACACCGCAGCATTTTGACAGAGCGTTGAATAAGTTGACAAGCCCCGACGGAAGATGGAAGGACCACGCGGATACATGGCTTGAAAACACATAAACTGTTGTGGACGTTAGCGGTGAAAAGTTTATTTGTGTTGTGAAGAAAATTACTTCCGGCGGAATCTTTTCGTTGCATCGtctggttgttgttgctgagagaacttcttcttcttcttcttcttctgtctcaTCAAGGAACTCGCCATGAATCTGGCAGCTGATTTGCCGGTGACTCTTGTGGTCAAAGCTGCAAATCAAAGAGTAGCTGACCAAACAGTTGAATGTGTGCTGGGATGG carries:
- the LOC138969102 gene encoding deoxyribodipyrimidine photo-lyase-like encodes the protein MSTLGFQDAVNIVRDFKNGSVSSEECFCMMLSVLGEEQTKLQFHNIVSRAALQQNGQIWKQLHDIYTNYFSSLVGEDCDISSVEAESFGEQLDLELAIALSQTDTRLSSATGEELSSATDSASKPSPTHRTTVTDRDNVPTYASRTKASVNCGTGSSLSVNNTENIKFGQSPKPPVFHGAVSVCGSTQENDTIRRIGSGNQEENPSEDNNAKRKNKKKKGQQQHCQGPMRHISNKPVIYWLRRDLRLHDNPALVAAHETNSPVILAFLWNETEEGPLAAGGATKYWLHFALRELDNAVQREYSNRIVFRKAADSQKEILSLVSETGAGSVVMNNLYEPCLKARDDKISASLQLKGVEVKRFDSYLLHAPDSVNTESIGMRGIGSVTHFMECCRQSSKDSIGFPVDKPSVLPTSVSMPHSQSLGELDLARLPQRRDGTIIDWAKVIRESWDFSEDGAWNALDLFVNGGIRNYEKESGRSDMPNTSRISPYLHFGQVSPRSVLRHAQGLRSPKFLRKLAWRDLSYWLLSKFPEIPSKPMRVHYQKQRWSQSKAHLKAWQKGNTGYPLVDAAMRQLWLTGWMNNYMRHVVASFLISYLHLHWEHGYAWFQDTLLDADVAINAMMWQNGGMSGLDQWNFVMHPVDAALTCDPKGDYVRQWCPEFSALPDDFVHKPWKCPPSILRRAGVEIGKNYPHRIITDLEEAREQSLRDVVTIRLANPQFVDPHTGNDLVPLPSGLLLPVITRKEFKYKTAHPQAKDNPHTAVLRGYRSRKRDEAIAFANQVDFTASTVNECALRHKRYEESGRFVDL